A genomic stretch from Petrimonas mucosa includes:
- a CDS encoding sugar phosphate isomerase/epimerase family protein: MNRKDFIKSAAVLAGAAAMTPLASSASVLQGKPAKRVTLKKSLGLGMIKEGTSLTDKFKIARELGFDGVELNSPVDYTMSEILEAKSKTGIELPTVVNKDHWSSPLSDPDPAVRKKCIDSIAKSLQEVKEMGGDTVLVVPGVVNEKVSYEQAYITSQQAIRELIPYAEKTGMQIALENVWNNFLLSPVEAKRYIDEINHPLVGWYFDIGNVLRYGWPEHWIKTLHSRIMKLHIKEFSRELMNSKGLWEGFKVDLLKGDNNWPVVMKAIREINHQGGWLTAEVNGGDRQRLKEISTQMDEIISYL, encoded by the coding sequence ATGAACAGGAAAGATTTTATCAAGTCAGCAGCAGTCTTGGCCGGAGCGGCAGCCATGACACCCCTTGCCTCTTCGGCCTCGGTCCTGCAAGGCAAGCCGGCCAAGAGGGTCACTTTAAAAAAGAGCCTGGGGCTCGGAATGATCAAGGAGGGAACATCATTAACCGATAAATTCAAGATTGCAAGAGAGTTGGGCTTTGACGGCGTGGAGCTGAACAGCCCCGTCGATTACACCATGTCAGAAATCCTGGAGGCAAAATCCAAAACGGGTATCGAACTCCCCACGGTGGTGAACAAGGACCATTGGAGTTCTCCCCTTTCCGATCCCGATCCGGCGGTAAGAAAAAAGTGCATCGACTCCATTGCAAAATCCTTGCAGGAGGTGAAGGAGATGGGCGGCGATACGGTCCTGGTGGTTCCGGGTGTAGTTAATGAAAAGGTCTCCTACGAACAGGCATATATCACGTCGCAACAGGCAATCAGGGAGTTGATCCCATATGCCGAGAAAACCGGAATGCAGATCGCGCTGGAGAACGTCTGGAATAACTTCCTGCTAAGTCCCGTCGAGGCGAAAAGATATATCGATGAGATCAACCATCCCCTGGTTGGCTGGTATTTCGACATTGGGAATGTATTGCGATACGGCTGGCCTGAGCATTGGATCAAGACACTTCACTCCCGTATCATGAAACTCCACATCAAGGAGTTCAGCCGGGAGCTGATGAACTCGAAAGGGTTGTGGGAAGGATTCAAGGTTGACCTGTTGAAAGGGGACAACAACTGGCCGGTGGTGATGAAGGCTATCAGGGAGATAAATCACCAGGGTGGCTGGTTGACAGCAGAGGTTAACGGGGGAGACCGGCAACGGCTGAAAGAGATCTCGACCCAGATGGACGAAATCATATCCTACCTCTAA
- a CDS encoding IS1380 family transposase translates to MQDKNSKKISFTACSVKKKFSSEQLTSYSGLSVTSDFINHCGIYGKLEHLFPTIRHNASRFSTAQILSSILLASLCGVHRLKRIENFTFDALVARLLKLPKNIDEDTIRRHLTGLGERGARSLHELLLGFTGMQVSRCGLSRLTLDCDSSTFTVYGNQQGAEVGYNSHKKGSKSYHPILCFVTEMKLLVNSWLRPGSSYTSNGVCEFVKETLAALPQKVEKVFFRADSGFFNGGLFNLLEDGKHEYLVKVKLKNLKDLLAGQTWQPVDPRTATCRFTHQCSGWRNPRMFYAVRIIKQMVEVDYFGEKQFVPEYEYFCYCSNLKGLDALQLHTLYGSRSESENWIEQTKNSLCAGKTITHDFWVNDILWQLSSFAYSLSVLMRYRGDFWVWRQEHSTFREWFIRVPGKVVKSGRQVTVKMPKEYYRKAGWRDFEQRITTTMTG, encoded by the coding sequence ATGCAAGACAAAAATAGTAAAAAAATCTCATTTACTGCCTGTTCAGTAAAGAAAAAGTTCAGTTCAGAACAATTAACATCATATTCAGGGTTAAGCGTAACCTCTGATTTTATCAACCATTGCGGTATTTATGGCAAACTGGAACATCTTTTTCCAACCATCCGCCACAATGCAAGCCGTTTCAGCACAGCCCAAATACTCTCAAGTATCCTGTTGGCATCGTTGTGCGGTGTTCACCGTTTGAAGCGGATTGAAAACTTCACCTTTGACGCCTTGGTTGCCCGCTTGTTGAAGTTACCCAAGAACATTGACGAGGACACCATCCGCCGCCATTTGACAGGTTTGGGTGAAAGGGGCGCCCGTTCGCTTCACGAGCTGTTGTTGGGTTTTACAGGCATGCAAGTTTCCCGTTGCGGTTTAAGCCGCTTGACACTTGATTGCGACTCAAGCACATTTACCGTTTACGGCAACCAACAAGGGGCTGAGGTGGGTTATAACTCGCATAAGAAGGGTTCGAAAAGCTATCACCCCATCTTATGTTTTGTCACGGAGATGAAACTGCTTGTCAATTCGTGGCTCCGCCCGGGTTCAAGCTACACCTCAAACGGCGTTTGTGAATTTGTCAAAGAAACCTTGGCCGCTCTTCCCCAAAAGGTGGAGAAGGTGTTTTTCAGGGCCGACAGCGGTTTTTTCAATGGTGGATTATTTAATTTGTTAGAAGACGGTAAACATGAATATTTGGTGAAAGTAAAGCTGAAAAACCTGAAAGATTTGCTTGCCGGGCAGACATGGCAACCGGTTGACCCACGGACGGCGACCTGCCGGTTTACACATCAATGTAGCGGTTGGAGGAATCCCCGCATGTTTTATGCCGTGCGCATCATAAAGCAAATGGTTGAAGTCGATTATTTTGGCGAAAAACAATTTGTACCCGAGTATGAGTACTTTTGCTATTGCTCGAACCTGAAAGGATTGGATGCCTTGCAGCTCCATACCCTTTATGGATCCCGATCAGAGAGTGAGAATTGGATCGAGCAAACCAAAAACTCGCTTTGTGCGGGAAAAACCATCACGCATGATTTTTGGGTAAACGATATTCTTTGGCAACTTTCGTCATTTGCCTACAGTTTATCGGTGCTCATGCGATACCGGGGCGACTTTTGGGTTTGGCGTCAAGAGCACTCTACCTTCCGAGAATGGTTTATCCGAGTGCCGGGAAAAGTGGTGAAATCCGGCAGGCAGGTCACGGTAAAAATGCCAAAGGAGTATTACCGAAAAGCGGGGTGGCGTGATTTTGAGCAGCGAATAACGACAACGATGACCGGATGA
- a CDS encoding Gfo/Idh/MocA family oxidoreductase, with protein MNQAPHQLDILLWFMGEIDEVYGLWRNLNHPYIEVEDTALAIIKFRNGGIGSIIVSNSQKPGIYGKVQIHGENGASVGVQTDGGAMFIAGMKGIVEPPLNDIWTIPGEEELVREWNAEDARHFSRIDPTVYYMERQIEDFLLALEENRDPLVTGEDGRRTVELFTAIYRSNRDNLPIKFPLGHEKGNEMDGRRKP; from the coding sequence GTGAACCAGGCGCCTCATCAACTCGACATCCTGCTCTGGTTCATGGGAGAGATCGATGAGGTTTACGGTCTCTGGAGAAACCTGAATCATCCATACATTGAAGTGGAAGATACTGCCCTGGCCATCATAAAATTCAGGAACGGCGGCATCGGGAGTATAATCGTGAGCAATTCGCAAAAACCGGGGATATACGGCAAGGTACAGATACATGGCGAGAATGGAGCTTCAGTCGGTGTCCAGACCGATGGAGGGGCCATGTTTATCGCCGGAATGAAGGGAATAGTTGAACCGCCATTGAATGACATATGGACCATCCCCGGGGAAGAGGAGCTGGTGAGGGAGTGGAACGCTGAAGATGCGCGTCATTTTAGCAGGATCGATCCGACGGTCTACTATATGGAGCGACAGATCGAAGATTTCCTGCTTGCCTTGGAGGAGAACCGGGATCCACTGGTTACCGGCGAAGATGGCCGAAGGACGGTAGAGCTCTTTACAGCCATTTACCGCTCCAATCGCGACAACCTCCCCATAAAATTTCCGCTCGGTCACGAAAAGGGAAATGAGATGGATGGCAGAAGAAAACCTTAA
- a CDS encoding IS1380 family transposase, with protein MELKIDFTDKEITPWGGISLMQQFLRKLKMEEVFHRLPLPEQGSNRGYSPHQLLLHFWIGIWCGASCFEHLEVTRQDEVIKEFFGWKRMAGSKAFQRYFSKFSQSTNQEVFTKLYQWFFSNLLFDNYTLDFDSTIFTRYGNQQGAEVGYNPKKPGRKSHHPLMAFVSDCRMIANFWLRPGNSYTTNNFYGFLEDTLSKLTGKTVGLIRADSGFYQRDIFEYLEAKPINYIVAAKFYRPIKIKLAAHKTWLTLDDGLEIAETTYQAEDWASPRRLVMIRQEINTRPKAAGKQLRLFEEEGIYKNYRYSCFITNMNLPAKAVYDLYRGRADCENRIKEIKYDFAAENFNTKDFWATEACLNFVMMAYNLMSLFRQVILKEKTQKFLKTIRYKTFAIGAYMVKNGNSRILKLSLAMQRREWFKGLWAASSYIELPVDLSS; from the coding sequence ATGGAACTTAAAATTGATTTTACAGATAAAGAAATTACTCCCTGGGGAGGCATTTCTTTGATGCAGCAATTTTTGAGAAAACTAAAAATGGAAGAAGTATTCCATCGTCTGCCTTTACCGGAACAAGGCTCCAACAGAGGATATTCTCCCCATCAATTATTATTGCATTTTTGGATTGGAATATGGTGCGGAGCAAGTTGTTTCGAGCATTTAGAAGTTACCAGACAGGATGAAGTTATAAAAGAATTTTTCGGATGGAAAAGAATGGCAGGCAGCAAAGCATTCCAGAGATACTTCAGCAAGTTTTCCCAGTCCACTAATCAAGAAGTATTTACCAAGCTATACCAATGGTTTTTTAGTAATTTGCTGTTTGATAATTACACGTTAGACTTTGATTCTACTATTTTTACACGTTATGGAAACCAACAAGGAGCAGAAGTTGGTTATAATCCAAAGAAACCAGGTCGAAAATCACACCATCCTTTAATGGCATTTGTTTCAGATTGCCGAATGATAGCCAACTTTTGGTTACGCCCGGGTAATAGTTATACTACCAATAATTTCTATGGTTTTTTAGAAGACACCTTGAGTAAACTCACAGGCAAAACAGTAGGCCTTATACGTGCTGACAGCGGATTTTATCAAAGAGATATTTTTGAGTATCTGGAGGCTAAACCCATAAATTATATTGTTGCCGCTAAATTTTATCGTCCGATTAAAATAAAATTAGCAGCCCATAAAACCTGGCTTACACTTGATGATGGATTAGAAATTGCAGAAACAACTTATCAGGCTGAAGATTGGGCATCTCCAAGAAGACTTGTGATGATTCGCCAGGAAATAAATACAAGGCCTAAGGCTGCAGGCAAACAATTACGACTATTTGAAGAAGAAGGCATATATAAAAATTATCGCTATTCGTGCTTCATTACCAATATGAATCTTCCTGCCAAAGCTGTTTATGATTTATACAGAGGCAGGGCTGATTGTGAGAATAGGATAAAAGAAATTAAATATGATTTTGCCGCAGAAAACTTTAATACAAAGGATTTTTGGGCAACAGAAGCCTGCCTCAATTTTGTAATGATGGCATATAATCTTATGAGTCTTTTTCGTCAAGTGATACTAAAGGAGAAGACGCAAAAGTTTCTCAAAACAATCAGGTACAAAACATTTGCCATTGGTGCATATATGGTTAAAAATGGGAATTCAAGAATATTAAAACTTTCCTTGGCAATGCAAAGACGAGAATGGTTTAAAGGATTATGGGCAGCTTCATCTTATATCGAATTACCAGTGGATCTTAGTTCCTAA
- a CDS encoding Gfo/Idh/MocA family protein yields the protein MRNWLHNIAILGCGKVAHLHARAVKNLPNARLAGVWSRSRQTANSFAEQYGVPAYNDVGELVRKEQIDLAIICTPHPFHLRPAVHAALEGANILVEKPLASTLENADKIIATCRQAGVKLGVVSQRRWYEPVMRVKKAIDAGKIGKPLLGTVNMLGWRDRNYYDSDKWRGNWETEGGGVLVNQAPHQLDILLWFMGEIDEVYGLWRNLNHPYIEVEDTALAIIKFRNGGIGSIIVSNSQKPGIYGKVQIHGENGASVGVQTDGGAMFIAGMKGIVEPPLNDIWTIPGEEELVREWNAEDARHFSRIDPTVYYMERQIEDFLLALEENRDPLVTGEDGRRTVELFTAIYRSNRDNLPIKFPLGHEKGNEMDGRRKP from the coding sequence ATGAGAAATTGGCTACACAACATTGCTATACTGGGATGCGGAAAGGTGGCACACCTACATGCACGGGCAGTAAAAAACCTGCCGAATGCACGACTTGCAGGCGTTTGGAGTAGAAGCAGGCAGACTGCGAACAGCTTTGCCGAACAATATGGGGTGCCTGCCTACAACGACGTTGGAGAACTGGTTAGAAAAGAGCAGATCGATCTGGCCATTATCTGTACACCCCATCCCTTCCACCTGAGACCTGCAGTTCATGCGGCCTTGGAAGGCGCCAACATCCTGGTGGAAAAACCGTTGGCATCAACCCTGGAGAATGCCGACAAGATCATTGCAACCTGCAGGCAAGCAGGTGTCAAATTGGGAGTAGTCAGTCAACGCAGGTGGTATGAACCGGTAATGAGGGTGAAAAAAGCCATTGATGCCGGTAAGATTGGAAAACCGCTATTGGGAACTGTCAACATGCTGGGTTGGCGCGACAGGAACTATTACGACTCAGATAAATGGAGGGGAAACTGGGAGACGGAAGGTGGAGGGGTGCTGGTGAACCAGGCGCCTCATCAACTCGACATCCTGCTCTGGTTCATGGGAGAGATCGATGAGGTTTACGGTCTCTGGAGAAACCTGAATCATCCATACATTGAAGTGGAAGATACTGCCCTGGCCATCATAAAATTCAGGAACGGCGGCATCGGGAGTATAATCGTGAGCAATTCGCAAAAACCGGGGATATACGGCAAGGTACAGATACATGGCGAGAATGGAGCTTCAGTCGGTGTCCAGACCGATGGAGGGGCCATGTTTATCGCCGGAATGAAGGGAATAGTTGAACCGCCATTGAATGACATATGGACCATCCCCGGGGAAGAGGAGCTGGTGAGGGAGTGGAACGCTGAAGATGCGCGTCATTTTAGCAGGATCGATCCGACGGTCTACTATATGGAGCGACAGATCGAAGATTTCCTGCTTGCCTTGGAGGAGAACCGGGATCCACTGGTTACCGGCGAAGATGGCCGAAGGACGGTAGAGCTCTTTACAGCCATTTACCGCTCCAATCGCGACAACCTCCCCATAAAATTTCCGCTCGGTCACGAAAAGGGAAATGAGATGGATGGCAGAAGAAAACCTTAA
- a CDS encoding galactitol-1-phosphate 5-dehydrogenase, translated as MKALVLDNYMELNYRDVPDPQLEVDEVLIRVKACGICGSDVHGMDGSSGRRIPPLVMGHEAAGVISAIGAAVTGWEVGDRVTFDSTIYPLDDWYTRKGHYNLSDNRKVLGVSTGHYRKEGAFAEFVAVPAHILYRIPDNVTFEQAAMTEPVAVALHAVNISGIRPGESAVVIGTGTIGLFVVKLLQIAGAFPIIAVERDEEKLKLAKSFGATDLLLSSDSLVTGTIEALTNNRKADVAFEAVGIQETVNLCIKSLRKGGRAILIGNLMPEVTIPLQQVVTSELSLLGSCAINGEYETVLELMRSGKIEVDGMISAVAPLSEGAEWFRRLYNKESGLRKVILVP; from the coding sequence ATGAAAGCACTGGTACTGGATAACTACATGGAGCTGAACTATCGCGACGTCCCCGATCCGCAGTTGGAAGTCGACGAAGTGTTGATCAGGGTCAAAGCGTGCGGAATATGCGGAAGTGACGTACACGGCATGGACGGAAGCAGTGGCAGAAGAATACCCCCATTGGTGATGGGACATGAAGCCGCAGGAGTAATCTCCGCCATCGGGGCGGCAGTAACGGGTTGGGAAGTGGGCGACAGGGTCACTTTCGACTCCACGATCTATCCGCTCGACGACTGGTACACCCGCAAGGGACATTACAACCTCAGCGACAACAGAAAAGTTCTGGGTGTCTCCACTGGGCACTACCGGAAAGAGGGCGCATTTGCCGAGTTTGTAGCTGTTCCGGCCCATATCCTATACAGGATCCCCGACAATGTCACCTTCGAACAGGCCGCCATGACGGAGCCCGTGGCAGTGGCACTCCATGCCGTCAATATTTCCGGCATACGTCCGGGAGAGTCTGCAGTGGTGATCGGCACGGGGACGATCGGGCTCTTTGTAGTCAAGTTGCTGCAGATAGCCGGTGCATTTCCCATCATTGCCGTGGAGAGGGATGAAGAGAAACTGAAACTAGCCAAGAGCTTCGGCGCAACGGATCTTCTCCTCAGTTCCGACAGTCTGGTTACCGGCACGATTGAAGCACTTACCAACAACCGGAAGGCGGATGTCGCTTTTGAGGCTGTGGGGATCCAGGAAACGGTAAACCTCTGCATAAAGAGTCTGCGAAAAGGAGGCAGAGCTATCCTGATCGGCAACCTGATGCCAGAAGTGACCATTCCGCTCCAGCAAGTGGTGACTTCTGAGCTTTCTCTTCTGGGGAGTTGTGCCATCAACGGCGAATATGAAACTGTACTTGAACTGATGCGCTCCGGCAAGATCGAAGTTGACGGGATGATATCTGCCGTGGCTCCACTATCCGAAGGAGCTGAATGGTTCAGACGACTCTACAACAAGGAGAGCGGCTTGCGTAAAGTGATACTGGTTCCCTAA
- a CDS encoding glycoside hydrolase family 127 protein, giving the protein MKQAKTLSLLTVFTIGMLCFGCRQNPVSKTDPTARKITPVDFSRVKINDNFWSPRLKNHVMHTLPVCIDQIENRTGRIRNFENAANRSGEHSGIFYDDSDVYKALEGMAYSLINNPDPELEKKADEWIDKFAAAQEPDGYINTFYTLTGLERRWTNMDKHEMYCAGHMIEAAVAYYKATGKRKLLDVSIRMADHMMEHFGPGKRHWVPGHEEIELALVKLYEVTNEEKYLDFAYWLLEERGRGYGSMGDEGTWNPIYYQDEMPVRELSTINGHAVRAMYLFCGMADVASLKGDTGYIHALDRLWDDVVLSKMYITGGIGSSRHNEGFTEPFDLPNYEAYCETCASVGMVLWNSRMHQLTGDSKYIDVLERSLYNGALAGISLNGDLFFYVNPLASHGDHHRREWYGTACCPSQVSRFLPSIGNYIYSTSKEAVWVNLYIGNSAEVGAGKETVRLTQETGYPWDGSITLTVEPLKSSLRKEIRMRIPGWCKQYSIAVNGEQIIDPQIENGYLVIERKWISGDKITLSLDMPTEIIAADPRVKENIGKRAIQRGPLVYCAEEADNPSFDEVILTPDAEIRERFNSSLLNGVTTIDAIRGDKTVRFIPYYAWDNREAGEMKVWIDYTVN; this is encoded by the coding sequence ATGAAACAGGCAAAAACTCTTTCGCTCCTGACAGTTTTCACAATCGGCATGCTATGTTTCGGGTGCCGGCAAAACCCCGTATCAAAAACTGATCCGACAGCCCGGAAAATCACCCCAGTAGATTTCTCCCGCGTAAAGATCAACGACAATTTCTGGTCGCCCAGGCTGAAGAATCATGTCATGCACACGCTTCCGGTCTGCATCGACCAGATCGAGAACAGGACCGGCCGGATCCGGAATTTTGAAAATGCGGCCAATCGCTCAGGCGAGCATTCAGGCATCTTTTACGATGATTCAGATGTTTACAAGGCACTCGAAGGAATGGCTTACAGCCTCATCAACAATCCAGACCCCGAACTGGAGAAGAAAGCCGACGAGTGGATCGACAAGTTTGCAGCCGCCCAGGAACCGGACGGCTACATCAATACCTTCTATACGCTGACAGGCCTGGAGAGGCGCTGGACAAACATGGACAAACATGAGATGTATTGTGCCGGTCATATGATCGAGGCGGCAGTTGCCTATTACAAGGCTACCGGCAAACGGAAGCTGCTTGATGTCTCCATCCGCATGGCGGATCACATGATGGAACATTTCGGTCCCGGTAAACGTCACTGGGTTCCGGGACATGAAGAGATTGAACTGGCACTGGTAAAGCTCTATGAGGTGACCAACGAGGAGAAATACCTAGATTTTGCCTACTGGCTGCTCGAGGAGCGCGGCAGAGGATACGGCTCAATGGGTGACGAAGGCACCTGGAATCCCATCTACTATCAGGATGAGATGCCTGTCAGGGAGCTGTCGACCATCAACGGACACGCCGTGCGGGCCATGTATCTTTTCTGTGGCATGGCGGATGTTGCCTCGCTGAAAGGCGATACCGGCTATATCCATGCCCTGGACCGGCTGTGGGACGATGTGGTGCTCTCCAAGATGTACATCACGGGGGGGATCGGATCATCACGACACAATGAAGGGTTTACCGAACCTTTCGATCTTCCAAACTATGAAGCCTATTGTGAAACCTGTGCCTCGGTGGGAATGGTCCTCTGGAATTCGCGAATGCACCAGCTCACAGGAGATTCCAAATATATCGACGTACTGGAGCGCTCCTTGTATAACGGTGCTCTGGCGGGAATATCGCTGAATGGAGATCTCTTTTTCTACGTCAATCCCCTGGCATCGCACGGTGATCATCACCGGAGGGAATGGTACGGAACGGCCTGTTGTCCGAGTCAGGTTTCCAGGTTCCTCCCCTCCATCGGCAATTATATTTACAGCACATCGAAAGAGGCGGTGTGGGTGAATCTCTATATTGGAAACAGTGCCGAAGTGGGTGCCGGGAAAGAGACGGTAAGGCTGACGCAGGAGACAGGCTACCCCTGGGACGGGAGTATAACGCTTACGGTTGAGCCGCTGAAAAGTTCCCTCAGGAAGGAGATCCGCATGAGAATTCCCGGATGGTGCAAACAGTATTCCATTGCCGTAAACGGAGAGCAGATAATCGATCCCCAAATTGAGAACGGCTACCTGGTGATTGAACGGAAATGGATTTCTGGTGACAAAATCACCCTTTCTCTGGATATGCCAACTGAGATTATAGCCGCAGATCCGCGCGTAAAGGAGAACATAGGTAAAAGGGCCATACAGCGGGGGCCACTGGTCTACTGTGCGGAAGAGGCAGACAATCCATCATTCGACGAGGTGATCCTCACGCCAGATGCGGAAATCAGAGAGAGATTCAACTCCTCCCTCCTGAACGGCGTCACCACCATTGATGCCATCAGGGGCGACAAGACCGTCAGGTTTATCCCCTACTATGCATGGGATAACAGGGAGGCTGGAGAGATGAAGGTGTGGATCGATTACACCGTAAACTGA